From Paenibacillus physcomitrellae, the proteins below share one genomic window:
- a CDS encoding HD-GYP domain-containing protein, producing MRMHVMELRPGDRVTEDIFNSFGVFVLQRGAELTDEAIVKLVQHGIDYVDIELRIKDISSSPDQPDQPLSVSLLNLKPKFEGAIDVFETLFLESLANGKFSDEGIDETLKPLMNDLMAQKDVVSLLMMFNHQDEYTYNHSLQVGLLSFYIANWMGYEKDEAYRIGKAGYLHDMGKCMIPPHILNKPGRLTDEEFEFIKKHTHYGYELILNSTGDETAALVARQHHERDDGTGYPYGLFKEEIHPYARITAVADTYSAMTSKRVYQSKKEQLTTLQELYKLSFGQLSGEAVQALIRHLIPNFIGKKVLLTTGETGHIVMTNHSDFFRPLVKTETRFADLSKEPETAIQEVFM from the coding sequence TTGCGAATGCATGTTATGGAACTTCGTCCCGGTGATCGGGTGACGGAGGATATATTTAACAGCTTTGGGGTGTTTGTTCTTCAACGGGGAGCAGAATTAACCGATGAAGCCATCGTTAAGCTGGTTCAGCACGGTATCGATTATGTAGACATTGAGCTGCGCATTAAAGATATCTCCTCCTCCCCGGATCAACCTGATCAACCTCTGTCAGTCTCCCTTCTGAATTTAAAACCTAAATTCGAAGGTGCCATCGATGTTTTTGAAACGCTTTTTTTGGAATCTTTGGCAAATGGCAAATTCAGCGATGAAGGTATTGACGAAACGCTTAAACCTCTCATGAATGATCTGATGGCTCAAAAAGATGTTGTTTCCCTGCTAATGATGTTTAACCACCAGGACGAATACACCTACAACCATTCCCTGCAGGTCGGACTTCTCTCATTCTATATCGCGAATTGGATGGGCTACGAGAAGGATGAAGCCTATAGAATAGGCAAAGCAGGTTATCTCCATGATATGGGCAAATGTATGATCCCTCCCCACATCCTTAATAAACCAGGCAGACTTACCGACGAAGAATTCGAATTCATCAAGAAACACACCCATTATGGTTACGAACTGATTCTCAACTCAACAGGCGACGAGACAGCAGCATTAGTAGCAAGACAACATCATGAACGGGATGACGGTACAGGCTATCCTTATGGTTTATTTAAAGAAGAAATTCACCCTTATGCCCGGATTACGGCAGTAGCGGATACATATAGCGCCATGACCTCCAAAAGAGTTTATCAATCCAAGAAAGAACAGCTGACTACCCTCCAGGAACTGTACAAGCTCAGCTTTGGCCAATTAAGCGGCGAAGCTGTGCAAGCCTTAATACGTCATTTGATTCCCAACTTTATCGGGAAAAAAGTCCTCCTGACCACCGGCGAAACCGGCCACATCGTTATGACCAACCATTCGGACTTCTTCCGGCCTTTGGTGAAGACCGAGACCCGGTTTGCGGATCTGTCGAAAGAGCCGGAGACGGCGATTCAGGAAGTTTTTATGTAA
- a CDS encoding molybdenum cofactor biosynthesis protein produces the protein MNLRIQLFAGLAETLGSTYINVELGEKVSVTAAELKTLLTNLYPQASSQIAQAFLAVNHEYAAEEAVITPEDEIALIPPVSGGEPSADSHQSADGLYHLTSLPLNVEEITNRVIHPNHGASLVFVGTTREMTAGKRTVHLEYEAYAPMALKKFQLIGAEIGLKWPGALCAISHRTGKVDIAEASVVIAVSAPHRESCYEASRYAIEQLKQIVPIWKKEIWDDGSEWKGAQQGPWNPIAKNR, from the coding sequence ATGAACCTTCGGATCCAACTTTTCGCCGGTCTTGCAGAGACCTTAGGCTCAACCTATATTAACGTGGAACTGGGAGAAAAAGTTTCCGTCACTGCTGCAGAGCTGAAAACGCTCCTGACGAATCTGTATCCTCAGGCCTCCAGCCAAATCGCCCAAGCCTTTCTGGCTGTAAACCATGAATATGCAGCGGAAGAGGCGGTCATTACCCCGGAAGACGAAATCGCCTTGATTCCGCCGGTTTCGGGCGGCGAACCTTCCGCGGATTCCCATCAAAGTGCAGATGGTCTGTACCATTTGACTTCGCTTCCTTTAAATGTAGAGGAAATTACAAACCGCGTTATTCACCCGAACCATGGCGCGTCTTTGGTTTTTGTCGGAACAACCCGTGAAATGACCGCAGGCAAACGTACCGTTCATCTGGAGTATGAAGCTTATGCCCCCATGGCGCTGAAGAAGTTCCAGTTGATTGGCGCCGAAATCGGCCTCAAATGGCCGGGAGCCTTATGTGCGATCAGCCACCGGACAGGCAAAGTCGATATCGCGGAGGCCAGTGTCGTGATCGCCGTATCCGCCCCGCACCGCGAAAGCTGCTATGAAGCGAGCCGTTATGCGATCGAGCAGCTCAAGCAAATCGTCCCGATCTGGAAAAAAGAAATTTGGGACGATGGTTCCGAATGGAAAGGCGCGCAGCAGGGACCTTGGAACCCTATAGCCAAAAATCGCTGA
- a CDS encoding bifunctional metallophosphatase/5'-nucleotidase, translated as MRQHTEPEQLMILHTNDIHSHFGAMVQLSEMIESERQIWRDDLLLLDIGDHMDRAAVETEGTLGQANVDVLNLTGYDAVTIGNNEGLTFTPDMLEQAYAGLQCPVVCCNIRETSTGTAPHWMKEHHIVQKGGFNIGLIGATAAFSEFYRILGWDALEPVEAIREQVEQLRDQVDFIILMSHLGLRMDEQLAEEIQGIDLILGGHSHHLLEQPLYIKNTCLAAAEKYGHYLGRILVKRSPEGRAAVQEGGVLKVDPLAESRGDRAEPLNKVAEAIAIHAGHAAEQLKRTVAITERVVPVQYDRESPFANLLAQSVRRFTGSQISIVNSGQLLDALPAGEITEGMLHALCPSPINPCRMKLRGEHILQSLEESLVPETAARQIHGFGFRGKVLGSLCVDGLEVEYDPSGAPFSRISKATIEGVPIVPEIEYDVGTLDMFTFGIGYKALSLGTDKVFILPEFIRDLLRLELQTPGAVEQSFSSRWHISS; from the coding sequence ATGCGGCAACATACAGAACCAGAACAGCTGATGATCCTTCATACTAACGATATCCACAGCCATTTCGGTGCAATGGTTCAACTCTCCGAGATGATTGAGTCGGAAAGGCAGATTTGGCGGGATGATCTCCTGCTGCTGGACATCGGCGACCACATGGACCGGGCTGCGGTGGAAACAGAGGGCACGCTTGGCCAAGCTAATGTTGATGTGCTGAATCTGACGGGGTATGATGCCGTAACAATCGGCAACAACGAAGGGCTTACTTTTACACCGGACATGCTGGAGCAGGCTTATGCAGGACTTCAGTGTCCCGTGGTTTGCTGCAATATCAGGGAAACCTCAACCGGGACAGCGCCTCACTGGATGAAAGAACATCATATTGTGCAGAAAGGCGGCTTTAACATCGGTTTAATCGGTGCAACCGCTGCTTTCTCAGAGTTTTACCGGATTCTGGGCTGGGACGCGTTAGAACCTGTGGAGGCCATTCGTGAGCAAGTAGAGCAGCTTCGTGATCAGGTAGATTTCATTATCCTTATGTCTCATTTGGGATTAAGAATGGACGAACAGCTGGCAGAGGAGATACAAGGGATCGACCTCATCTTGGGAGGACATTCTCATCATTTATTGGAACAACCTCTCTATATTAAGAACACCTGCCTGGCTGCAGCCGAGAAATACGGTCATTATTTAGGAAGGATTCTGGTCAAGCGGAGTCCGGAAGGCCGGGCGGCTGTTCAAGAGGGCGGCGTCCTTAAAGTAGATCCACTTGCAGAGAGCCGGGGAGATAGAGCAGAGCCTCTTAACAAGGTAGCGGAAGCGATCGCCATTCACGCGGGACATGCGGCCGAGCAGTTGAAACGTACCGTTGCTATCACGGAGCGCGTTGTGCCGGTGCAATATGACAGGGAGTCCCCTTTTGCCAATTTGCTGGCTCAATCGGTCCGGCGTTTCACGGGAAGCCAAATATCGATCGTTAATTCCGGTCAGCTATTGGACGCTTTGCCTGCGGGAGAAATTACTGAAGGAATGCTGCACGCTTTATGTCCTTCGCCTATTAACCCATGCCGGATGAAGCTCCGGGGAGAACATATTCTGCAGAGTCTTGAGGAATCGCTCGTTCCGGAGACGGCCGCCAGGCAGATCCATGGATTCGGGTTCCGCGGGAAGGTGCTGGGCTCTCTCTGCGTAGACGGGTTGGAAGTCGAATATGATCCTTCAGGCGCCCCCTTTAGTCGAATAAGTAAGGCTACTATCGAGGGGGTTCCGATTGTCCCAGAAATCGAGTATGATGTAGGAACGTTGGATATGTTCACCTTCGGCATAGGCTACAAAGCTCTTTCGCTCGGTACAGATAAGGTGTTTATTTTACCCGAATTTATAAGAGATTTGCTCCGTTTAGAGCTGCAAACGCCAGGCGCCGTCGAGCAGAGTTTCTCATCCAGATGGCATATCTCCTCTTAA
- a CDS encoding undecaprenyl-diphosphate phosphatase, with protein sequence MDIIVAIILGIVEGITEFIPVSSTGHMILTSRLMGYDDQSSVMNSFEIVIQLGAILAIAWVYRFRILNLLGLQKDSQTSRAIGKPAGKLNLIHILLGIVPALAVGYIFKDHIKSLFSASTVLWALVVGGIFMIFAEWYNKRYARVSAEDIDQISYTQAFLIGIFQCISVLWPGFSRSGSTISGGMISGVSYRASADFSFLIAVPIMIAVSGYELLDSYKDMNSDTLLAFAIGFVVSFIVAYLVVLAFLKLIQKVQLRHFAYYRFVLAAVFWIFIMN encoded by the coding sequence ATGGATATTATTGTTGCCATTATTTTAGGCATAGTTGAAGGGATTACGGAATTTATTCCGGTCTCTTCCACAGGACATATGATCCTGACATCAAGATTAATGGGGTATGACGACCAATCCTCCGTTATGAATTCATTCGAAATTGTAATTCAGCTTGGTGCGATCCTGGCGATAGCCTGGGTATACCGATTCCGTATTTTAAATTTGCTGGGTTTGCAGAAGGACAGCCAAACCTCCAGAGCTATCGGCAAACCGGCTGGAAAATTAAATTTGATTCACATTTTGCTCGGCATTGTGCCGGCCTTGGCAGTCGGTTACATCTTTAAAGACCATATCAAGAGCTTGTTTAGCGCATCTACCGTGCTTTGGGCGCTTGTGGTCGGCGGTATTTTCATGATTTTTGCGGAATGGTACAACAAAAGATATGCCCGCGTATCGGCTGAAGACATTGATCAAATCAGTTATACGCAAGCTTTCCTGATCGGAATATTCCAATGTATTTCCGTGCTCTGGCCGGGATTCTCCCGTTCAGGTTCCACGATTTCCGGAGGTATGATCTCAGGTGTAAGCTACCGGGCTTCGGCAGATTTCTCTTTCCTGATTGCCGTTCCGATCATGATTGCCGTTTCGGGCTACGAGCTGCTGGATTCTTATAAGGATATGAATTCAGACACTCTTCTTGCTTTCGCTATCGGGTTTGTGGTTTCGTTTATCGTAGCTTATCTGGTTGTGCTTGCTTTCTTGAAACTGATACAGAAGGTTCAACTTAGACATTTTGCTTATTACCGTTTTGTGCTGGCCGCTGTATTCTGGATCTTCATCATGAACTAA
- a CDS encoding HD-GYP domain-containing protein, which yields MRLAKKIYNEEGLILLSDEVELTASLIKRLSSLGIDFVYISDPRTADIQIPALISEETERMAMQELQSSFLKISSHSLKGLVYPYLGKTFLNVVETIMKDLGSREDVMIMLGNIHSTDQTLFRHSLNVCIYTLMLGKAFGYSHQELTVLGLGAILHDIGKTKIDPSILHKPERLSSVEFEVMKQHAEIGYKLLKDEPGIPLQAAHCAYQHHERIDGSGYPRGLKGNDIHDYAQWISIADSYDAMTSQRVYNQALLPHQAVEILYAGCGTLYEKQKLEIFRDHVAIYPLGMTVVLNTGEIGVVSKIHPFAPQRPVVRVLHCPNRGELQEPYEIDLLKQLNIVITSINESASPQLEQV from the coding sequence ATGAGACTAGCTAAAAAGATCTACAATGAGGAAGGGCTGATCCTTTTATCGGATGAGGTGGAGCTAACGGCTTCCTTGATTAAAAGGCTCTCTTCGCTTGGCATTGATTTTGTTTATATTTCGGATCCTAGAACTGCAGATATCCAGATTCCCGCCCTTATATCGGAGGAGACTGAGCGAATGGCTATGCAGGAGCTCCAGTCGAGCTTCCTCAAGATTTCAAGCCATTCGCTGAAAGGCTTGGTTTATCCTTATTTGGGCAAAACTTTTCTGAATGTAGTAGAAACCATAATGAAAGACTTGGGCAGCAGAGAAGACGTAATGATTATGCTTGGGAATATTCATTCCACCGATCAAACGTTATTCCGGCACTCGCTAAATGTTTGTATTTACACGCTTATGTTAGGCAAAGCTTTTGGTTACAGCCATCAGGAACTGACGGTTTTGGGATTGGGAGCGATCTTGCACGATATCGGAAAAACTAAAATCGATCCGTCGATTCTCCACAAGCCGGAAAGACTCAGCAGCGTTGAATTCGAAGTGATGAAACAGCATGCGGAAATAGGATATAAGCTGCTGAAGGATGAGCCTGGAATTCCGCTTCAGGCGGCTCATTGTGCCTATCAGCATCATGAGCGGATCGACGGCAGCGGTTATCCCCGCGGGTTAAAAGGAAATGACATTCACGATTATGCGCAGTGGATCAGCATAGCAGATTCTTATGACGCGATGACTTCGCAGCGGGTTTATAACCAGGCCTTATTGCCCCATCAGGCGGTAGAGATCTTGTACGCGGGCTGCGGAACGTTATATGAGAAACAGAAGCTTGAGATTTTCCGGGATCATGTTGCGATTTATCCGCTAGGGATGACCGTTGTTCTGAATACCGGAGAGATAGGCGTCGTTTCCAAGATCCATCCGTTTGCGCCGCAGAGACCGGTGGTCCGGGTGCTGCATTGCCCGAATCGCGGAGAACTGCAGGAGCCATACGAGATTGATCTTCTGAAGCAGCTGAATATTGTGATTACAAGTATCAACGAATCGGCTTCGCCCCAACTTGAACAGGTTTAA
- the yfkAB gene encoding radical SAM/CxCxxxxC motif protein YfkAB: MSSISQGEPQSISPVNDPWDPIRSLRQFGRHRLTSVEMTVTNLCNMRCEHCAVGDSLVLKEPEQIPLDLMLRRLEEVEHLETISITGGEPSFRLKTVEEKIIPLLKYAKERGVRSQINSNLTLDYGRYEKLLPYLDVMHISFNYTDVKDFHEVGFARSGHPVSLEAASRMYDAMINNAYRLSQDGMFISAESMINYRTHRKLPEIHRLILEMGCKRHEVHPMYAADFAEGLPVLSLEDMRAAIHQLLDARDPEVWMLFGTLPFFACSFNAEDQELVSRLRKEKNVTVRNDPDGRNRVNVNMFTGDVFVTDFAAIPSFGNIAGQKLDDIFERWISEHPLSGSVNCFCDTANCCGPNLLVADMYYKDTDFKSRKAINL; encoded by the coding sequence ATGAGTAGCATTTCGCAAGGTGAACCGCAGTCTATTTCTCCGGTCAATGATCCGTGGGATCCAATCCGGTCCCTACGCCAATTCGGCCGGCACCGGCTAACCAGTGTGGAGATGACTGTAACGAACCTTTGTAATATGCGCTGTGAACACTGTGCGGTCGGCGACAGTCTGGTGCTAAAGGAGCCCGAGCAAATTCCGCTGGATCTGATGCTGAGAAGGCTGGAAGAGGTCGAGCATTTAGAGACCATCAGTATTACTGGCGGTGAACCTTCCTTCCGTTTGAAGACGGTGGAAGAGAAGATCATTCCTCTTCTGAAATATGCCAAAGAACGGGGCGTACGTTCTCAAATCAACTCCAATTTGACTTTGGACTACGGGCGGTATGAGAAATTGCTGCCTTATTTGGACGTTATGCATATTTCTTTCAATTACACGGATGTTAAGGACTTTCATGAGGTAGGTTTTGCAAGAAGCGGTCATCCGGTCAGCCTGGAGGCAGCCTCCAGAATGTATGACGCCATGATTAACAATGCCTACAGATTAAGTCAGGACGGCATGTTTATTTCAGCGGAATCCATGATAAACTATCGTACACACCGGAAATTGCCGGAAATTCACCGGCTGATTCTGGAGATGGGCTGTAAGCGTCATGAAGTGCATCCGATGTATGCTGCGGATTTTGCGGAAGGTCTGCCTGTGTTGTCTTTGGAAGACATGCGTGCGGCGATTCATCAGCTGCTGGATGCGCGCGACCCTGAGGTTTGGATGCTGTTTGGCACCCTGCCGTTTTTCGCCTGCAGCTTTAATGCTGAAGATCAGGAGCTGGTATCCCGGCTGCGGAAGGAGAAAAATGTAACGGTTCGCAATGATCCGGATGGACGTAACCGCGTGAACGTAAATATGTTTACGGGCGATGTCTTTGTGACCGATTTTGCCGCGATTCCGTCTTTCGGCAACATTGCCGGCCAGAAGCTGGATGACATCTTTGAACGCTGGATTTCCGAGCATCCTTTGTCCGGAAGCGTCAACTGCTTCTGCGATACCGCCAATTGCTGCGGACCCAATCTGCTGGTAGCGGATATGTATTATAAAGATACCGATTTCAAATCGCGCAAAGCGATTAACTTATAG
- a CDS encoding hemolysin family protein, with amino-acid sequence MPSHTEFEIGRLFLNLLLVFVLVFLNGVFVAAEFSLVKMRQSRLTQLVSEGNRRAGYALKVNQRLDAYLSATQLGITLASLGLGWVGEPAVSELLIEPLMYRLGVTDETLITTISVAVGFFVITFLHIVLGELAPKSLAIQKTEGTTLWLSAPLLYFYKLFMPVIWLLNTAANGILKLMGVEPASEMDAAHSEEEIRILMNQSAKSGVIDKDEMKLMDNIFDFSDLLAREIMLPRTDMDCLYTNLSWEENLKIVAETRHSRYPVAHEDKDQIIGFVHITDMLLPGAGENKNLEDILRPILNVPESMEISHVLRLMQTRHSQMTLVVDEYGGTAGLLTAEEILEEIVGDLHDEFEDERPEVETLANGVYSVDGRLLIEEVNDLTGTDIEDEEVDSIGGWLFKELEGAPLKGKKVQHDNVVFEVAEAARLRITRVKIYRIEKPAEKQELSSPGE; translated from the coding sequence TTGCCCAGTCACACGGAATTCGAAATAGGCAGACTTTTTTTGAATTTACTGCTCGTTTTTGTTCTGGTTTTTCTGAACGGCGTATTTGTAGCCGCTGAATTTTCCCTGGTTAAGATGAGACAATCCAGACTGACTCAGCTCGTGAGCGAGGGGAACCGCCGGGCCGGTTATGCTTTAAAAGTAAACCAAAGGCTGGACGCCTATTTATCTGCCACTCAGCTTGGCATCACCTTAGCTTCCCTTGGACTTGGCTGGGTGGGCGAGCCGGCGGTGTCAGAGCTGCTCATCGAGCCGTTGATGTATCGTTTGGGAGTGACGGACGAAACATTGATCACAACCATTTCGGTGGCGGTCGGGTTCTTCGTAATCACCTTCCTGCATATCGTGCTTGGCGAGCTGGCGCCGAAGTCACTGGCAATTCAGAAGACGGAAGGCACCACCTTGTGGTTATCGGCGCCGCTGTTATATTTCTACAAGCTGTTTATGCCGGTCATATGGCTGCTGAATACAGCAGCTAACGGCATCCTCAAACTGATGGGGGTAGAACCAGCCAGTGAGATGGACGCGGCCCACTCTGAAGAGGAAATCCGCATATTGATGAATCAAAGCGCAAAGAGCGGAGTCATCGACAAAGACGAGATGAAGCTGATGGACAACATCTTTGATTTCTCAGACTTGCTGGCTCGTGAAATTATGCTTCCCCGTACGGACATGGACTGCTTATATACGAACTTATCGTGGGAAGAAAATTTGAAAATCGTTGCGGAAACCAGACATTCCCGTTACCCGGTTGCCCACGAGGATAAAGACCAGATTATCGGTTTTGTACATATTACTGACATGCTCCTGCCCGGCGCCGGAGAGAACAAAAACCTGGAGGACATCCTTCGTCCGATCCTGAACGTTCCGGAATCCATGGAGATCAGTCACGTCCTGCGCCTGATGCAGACCCGTCATTCCCAAATGACACTTGTCGTCGATGAATACGGCGGAACAGCGGGACTGCTGACGGCAGAAGAAATTTTAGAAGAAATTGTGGGCGATCTGCACGATGAATTTGAGGACGAGCGTCCTGAGGTGGAAACGCTGGCAAACGGTGTGTACTCTGTCGACGGCCGTCTGCTGATTGAAGAAGTTAATGATCTGACAGGGACCGACATCGAAGATGAAGAGGTCGATTCGATTGGCGGCTGGCTCTTCAAAGAGCTGGAAGGAGCCCCGCTCAAAGGGAAAAAGGTCCAGCACGACAACGTGGTATTTGAAGTAGCGGAAGCTGCAAGACTGCGGATTACCCGTGTCAAAATCTACAGAATTGAAAAACCTGCGGAGAAACAGGAGCTCAGCTCCCCGGGAGAGTAA
- a CDS encoding spore coat associated protein CotJA, with the protein MEFSQVRVYHPFIGPFDPCPPIVTKTYQTPPQLFIPFQPPNLPQFSPKEALFKGTLWPALFSPYESKWGKGQ; encoded by the coding sequence GTGGAATTCTCTCAGGTACGTGTGTATCATCCCTTCATTGGGCCGTTTGATCCTTGCCCTCCCATCGTTACCAAAACCTATCAGACACCGCCGCAGTTGTTCATTCCTTTCCAGCCGCCGAATTTGCCGCAATTTAGTCCCAAAGAGGCCCTGTTCAAAGGCACATTATGGCCGGCTCTCTTCAGCCCTTACGAATCCAAATGGGGAAAGGGGCAATAA
- a CDS encoding spore coat protein CotJB: MEPQRPCEPEFYELLEQLQAIDFVLVELNLYLDTHPDDLQAIQQFNVLTQERTQLANIFQEKYGPLQGFGRAYSRYPFEWSQPPWPWQV, from the coding sequence ATGGAACCGCAAAGACCTTGTGAACCCGAGTTTTATGAACTGCTGGAGCAGCTTCAGGCGATTGATTTTGTGCTTGTAGAGCTGAATTTGTATCTCGATACCCACCCGGATGATTTACAGGCAATTCAGCAATTTAATGTGCTGACCCAGGAACGTACCCAACTGGCGAATATTTTTCAGGAAAAGTATGGACCGCTTCAGGGCTTCGGACGCGCTTACAGTCGTTATCCGTTTGAGTGGTCGCAACCGCCTTGGCCATGGCAGGTGTAA
- a CDS encoding manganese catalase family protein, giving the protein MWVYEKKLQYPVRVGKCDPRMAKLLLEQYGGADGELAAALRYLNQRYTIPDKVIGLLNDIGTEEFAHLEMIATMVYKLTKDATVEQLKAAGLDPHYVNHDSALYYQNAAGVPWTATYIQAKGDPIADLYEDIAAEEKARATYQWLIDMTDDVDIQDGLKFLREREIVHSLRFREAVEILKDDRETKKIF; this is encoded by the coding sequence ATGTGGGTTTATGAGAAGAAATTGCAATATCCAGTCCGGGTAGGCAAATGTGATCCCCGCATGGCGAAACTGCTGCTTGAGCAATATGGGGGAGCAGACGGCGAATTGGCTGCGGCCCTACGTTACCTGAACCAACGTTATACGATTCCTGATAAAGTTATAGGACTGCTTAATGATATAGGCACTGAGGAATTTGCTCACCTTGAAATGATTGCTACGATGGTCTACAAGTTGACTAAGGACGCAACCGTTGAGCAGCTTAAAGCGGCCGGACTTGATCCGCATTACGTCAATCACGACAGTGCTTTGTATTATCAAAATGCCGCTGGCGTGCCATGGACAGCTACTTACATTCAGGCAAAAGGCGATCCGATTGCCGATCTCTACGAAGATATTGCGGCTGAGGAAAAGGCGCGGGCTACATATCAGTGGCTGATCGACATGACCGATGATGTCGACATCCAGGACGGCCTGAAATTCCTGCGCGAGCGGGAAATTGTGCATTCGCTCAGATTCCGGGAAGCCGTGGAGATCTTGAAAGACGACCGGGAGACGAAGAAGATTTTTTGA
- a CDS encoding GGDEF domain-containing protein — translation MKPLKMTDFFTPSALSLHRQSSWIRWFLRVYWIIIVLHGAAQLFAYWLIPYDITTRDFYMDILLYPALMMGTAVVIAELIHKWAPKYTFFSLFGAGAVLSLEIIHLNMDIRIITAMLLLPIMASTIFFRMDLTLFTSVLQTIAFLAMYFGDSWFRTFLTPFDLLSVPIFLLVSTLVSAIIIISGRELVQDLERAQKEKRQIMKQSRKDAQTGLYNHSTFQLFFDTALERGQQGEGFHLALLDIDNFKMVNDQYGHRAGDLILLHVSRIIRENLEPHDMAFRYGGEEFALLLYGKELHESYTVLETIRNRISETDFDELGGKAVTVSIGLKSYISGISRENLFEETDSLLYLAKRSGKNQIAI, via the coding sequence GTGAAACCTTTGAAAATGACAGATTTCTTTACTCCGTCCGCCCTCTCCCTGCATAGGCAGAGCAGCTGGATTCGCTGGTTTCTGCGGGTTTACTGGATTATCATTGTCCTTCACGGCGCAGCTCAGCTGTTTGCTTACTGGCTTATACCCTATGATATTACAACTCGTGACTTCTACATGGATATTCTGCTGTATCCTGCCCTGATGATGGGAACGGCGGTTGTCATTGCTGAACTGATTCACAAATGGGCACCCAAATACACCTTTTTCAGTTTATTTGGAGCGGGTGCGGTCCTTTCTCTGGAGATCATCCATTTAAATATGGATATCCGGATCATCACAGCCATGCTGCTTCTGCCCATAATGGCTTCGACGATCTTTTTCCGAATGGATTTGACCCTGTTTACGTCCGTCCTTCAAACGATTGCCTTTCTGGCCATGTATTTCGGGGATTCCTGGTTTCGTACTTTCCTGACCCCGTTTGATCTGCTTTCGGTGCCGATTTTCCTGCTTGTCAGCACCCTTGTATCTGCCATTATTATCATCAGCGGAAGAGAGCTTGTACAAGATCTGGAGCGGGCGCAGAAAGAGAAACGGCAGATCATGAAGCAATCAAGGAAAGATGCCCAAACCGGGCTATACAATCACAGCACGTTTCAGCTTTTCTTTGATACAGCCTTGGAACGCGGCCAACAAGGTGAAGGTTTTCACCTGGCACTGCTGGATATCGACAATTTCAAAATGGTCAACGACCAATACGGACACAGGGCCGGGGATCTTATTCTCCTCCATGTCTCAAGAATCATCCGTGAGAATCTGGAACCCCATGACATGGCCTTCCGTTATGGCGGCGAGGAATTTGCCCTTCTGCTCTATGGTAAAGAGCTGCATGAATCTTACACTGTACTTGAAACGATCAGAAACCGAATTTCTGAGACAGATTTCGATGAGCTGGGCGGAAAAGCCGTAACCGTCAGCATAGGGCTGAAAAGCTATATCAGCGGGATTTCCCGGGAAAACCTGTTTGAAGAAACGGACTCCCTGCTGTATCTGGCTAAACGCTCTGGCAAAAATCAAATTGCTATTTGA
- a CDS encoding metallophosphoesterase family protein produces the protein MDRVIAISDIHGELDKLTRLLKAADYKPDKDQLILLGDYIDRGPQSRQVLDMVIGLQRQGAFLLKGNHEDLMIQALTTKEEQPWNRWVVRNGGDKTLLSYGLFERDFQSKGTGESFRMPVMYAPELWKHLEFVQSLDHYIETDDFIFVHGGVDPEQELAQTPPYTLMWIRTPFHNGYAGKKKVVFGHTPTSGLHGDAANNHVYYGENNIIGIDGGAVFGGQLNALDVTNGIVYYVR, from the coding sequence ATGGACAGGGTGATTGCCATCAGTGATATTCACGGGGAGCTGGACAAGCTGACAAGGCTGCTGAAGGCAGCCGATTATAAGCCGGACAAAGATCAGCTTATTTTGCTCGGGGATTATATAGATCGGGGGCCGCAGTCCAGGCAGGTTCTAGATATGGTCATCGGTCTCCAAAGACAAGGAGCTTTTCTGCTGAAAGGCAATCATGAGGATTTGATGATTCAGGCGCTGACCACCAAGGAAGAACAGCCGTGGAACCGCTGGGTGGTCCGTAATGGCGGGGACAAAACGCTGCTCAGCTATGGATTGTTTGAACGCGATTTCCAATCGAAGGGGACAGGAGAGTCCTTTCGCATGCCGGTCATGTATGCTCCGGAGCTTTGGAAGCATCTTGAATTTGTGCAAAGCCTGGATCATTATATTGAAACCGATGACTTTATTTTTGTCCATGGCGGGGTGGATCCCGAGCAGGAGCTGGCCCAAACGCCGCCTTATACGCTGATGTGGATACGGACTCCGTTTCACAACGGATATGCCGGCAAGAAGAAAGTGGTGTTCGGCCATACACCGACCAGCGGTCTTCATGGCGATGCGGCTAACAATCATGTATATTATGGGGAAAATAACATTATCGGCATCGATGGCGGCGCCGTTTTCGGCGGTCAGCTTAATGCGCTGGATGTAACAAACGGCATCGTTTATTACGTTCGATGA